In Mycobacterium branderi, the DNA window TGACGCAGGGCGTGTTCGAGCCCAAGGCGACGCCGGAGCAGACCCAGGCGCTCGAACGGCTGGAGACACTGCTGGCGTTGATCGAAGGCTGGGTGCATACCGTGGTGACCGCGGCGCTGGGCGACCGCATCCCGAGTGCGGCCGCGCTCGCCGAGACGCTGCGACGGCGCCGGGCCACCGGCGGGCCCGCCGAGCAGACATTCGCCACGCTGGTGGGTTTGGAGCTGCGTCCGCGCAAACTGCGCGAAGCCGCGGTGCTGTGGGAGCGCCTGACTCAGGCCGTCGGCGTGGACGCCCGAGACGCGGTGTGGCAGCACCCCGACCTGCTGCCCGAGGCCGAGGATCTCGACGAGCCGGCCGGCTTCATCGACCGGGTCATCGGCGGCGACACCAGCGGTATCGACGAGGCGATCGCCGAATTCGAACGCGGCGCCGACCCTGGCGACGACGGTTCTGTGGATAGCTGAGCGGGGCGTCGCGCCCGGCGTGGCACAGTCGCGACTGTGCCGAGCACGCTGTACGCGCTTGATCCGGCGATGCCGGTGCTGGTGCGTCCCGACGGCGCCGTCCAGGTGGGTTGGGATCCGCGCCGCGCCGTCTTGGTCCAGCCGCCGCGGGGCTTGACCGCGGTCGAGCTGGCGGCGCTGCTGCGCGGCATGCAGTCGCCGCTGCCGATCAGTGAGCTGCACCGGCAGGCGGGCGCGGTTTCCGCGCAGGACCTCGACGAGCTCGTCGCGCAATTGGTCGACGCCGGCGTTGCCACCCGCACTCGCCAGCTGCCCGGCCGGTCGGCGTCGATCCGGGTGCATGGCCGCGGACCGCTGTCGGACCTGCTGCTCGGGGCGCTGCGCTGCTCGGGGGCCCGGATCAAGCACAGCAGCCAACCGCATGCCGCGGTCACCGCCGACCTGGTGGTGCTGTCGGACTACCTGGTCGTCGACCCGCGGATGGTGCGCGAACTGCACAGCCAGCGCGTCGCTCATCTCCCGGTACGCGTCCGCGACGGCACGGGCCTGGTCGGACCGCTCGTGATCCCGGGGGTGACAAGCTGCTTGGGGTGTGCCGATCTTCATCGCCGTGACCGAGATGCCGCCTGGCCGGCCGTCGCCGCCCAGCTGCGAGATGCCGTCGGCACCGCCGACCGGGCGACGCTGCTGGCGACGGCGGCGCTGGCGCTCAGCCAGGTCAACCGGGTGATCGGGGCGGTGCGGGGCGCGGATGCGGACCCGCCGGCGGCGCTGGATGCCACCCTCGAATTCGACGTCCACGCCGGCTCGATCGTGGCGCGGCACTGGTCCCGCCACCCACTGTGTTCTTGTTGACATCACTTGTTGCCATATCGATGCGGGCGACCGCGGGGCCGTCATGGATGATGGTGATGTGACAGACATCAAACGGGGCCGCGCGTCGCGCAATGCGAAGCTGGCCGGGCTGTCGGTGAATATCGCGGGCCGGACAGCGCTCGGATTCGGCAAGCGACTGACCGGCAAGTCGCGAGACGAAGTCAATGCCGAGCTGATGGAGAAGGCCGCCCATCAGCTGTTCACCGTTCTCGGTGAGCTCAAGGGCGGCGCGATGAAAGTCGGCCAGGCGCTGTCGGTGATGGAAGCCGCCATTCCCGAGGAGTTCGGCGAGCCGTACCGCGAAGCGCTGACCAAGCTGCAAAAGGATGCCCCGCCGCTGGCGGCGCACAAGGTGCACCGGGTGCTCGACGCGCAGCTCGGCACCAAGTGGCGCCAGCGCTTCGTCGAGTTCGACGACACGCCCGTCGCCTCGGCCAGCATCGGTCAGGTCCACAAGGCGGTGTGGCACGACGGGCGCGAGGTCGCCGTCAAGATTCAGTACCCGGGGGCCGACGAGGCCCTGCGCGCCGACCTGAAGACCATGCAGCGCATGGTCGGCGTGCTCAAGCAACTCTCGCCCGGAGCCGACATACAGGGCGTCGTCGACGAGCTGATTGAACGCACCGAGATGGAGCTCGACTACCGGCTGGAGGCCGACAACCAGCGCGCGTTCGCCAAGGCCTACCAAGACCACCCGCACTTCGTGGTGCCGCATGTCGTGGCCAGCGCGCCGAAGGTGGTCATCCAGGAATGGATCGAGGGTGTGCCGATGTCGGAGATCATCCGCAACGGCACCACCGAACAGCGTGACCTAATGGGAACTCGGCTGGCGGAGCTCACGTTTGACGCGCCGCGGCGGCTGGAGATGATCCACGGCGACGCCCACCCCGGCAATTTCATGCTGTTGTCCGACGGGCGGATGGGGGTCATCGACTTCGGCGCTGTGGCTCCGCTGCCCGGGGGCTTTCCCATCGAGCTGGGGATGTCGATTCGGCTGGCGCGGGACAAGAACTACGACCTGCTGCTGCCGACGATGGAAAAAGCCGGCCTGATCCAGAAGGGCCAGCAGGTGTCGGTCCGCGACATCGATGACATGCTGCGCCAGCACGTCGAGCCCATCGAAGTGGAAGTGTTCCACTACAACCGCAAATGGCTGCAACGGGCGGCCGCGCACCGGATCGACCGGTCGATGGCGCAGATGAGGACAGTGCGGCAGCTGGATCTGCCGGCCAAGCTGGCGATGCCGATGCGAGTGCTTGCGTCGGTGGGTGCGATTCTGTGTCAGCTCGACGCGCATGTACCGATGAAGGCGCTGTCCGAGGAGTTGATCCCCGGCTTCGCCGAACCCGATACGGCGGTCGTCTAAGACGCCGCCAGAGTGCAACTAGCGACGCCGTCTCTCGGGAAATGCGTTGCCAGTTGCACTTTCGCGGGCCTAGGCAGCGACGCCGTCCTTGCGCGGACGTCCGCGGGGCCGCTTGCGGCTCACAATCGAGCCACGGTCGAGGATTTCACCGCCCCACACTCCCCATGGCTCTGCGCGTTCCAGCGCCGCGGCCAGACACTGGCTGCGGATTGGGCAGTCGGCGCACAGTGCTTTCGCGCGCTCCAAGTCGGCCGGGCTGTCGGCGAACCATAGGTCGGGCTCGCGATTACACGGCAGCTCCAGAGTCGACATGTGCTGGTCACCTGCTTCCTGGTCTGGGGGCGGTCTTTTCGAAAAGATCCGGACCAGGTGGCGGGATGCCGACCCGAAAACTATGGCCACGGATCTTGTTTCGAGTCCGTGGCCATCGGGGGGTGTTTCCTAGAACCTAGGTGGAGCCCCGATCCACGGACGCGTTGGTAGCGGCGGCGATACGGCGATGACGCGGCGCCGCCGATGCGGCCGCCGCAGCGGCATGGCGGGAACCAGCGTCGGCCAGGCCTACGCCGAACGCGTTCATGGTGATCATCGTGGCTCCCTCCTTCCGTGCGCTGCCGTAAGAATTGCGGTTCGAGGCTAGATCGTAGCAGGCAGGCGCGGCAAGCGATTTTCTGACCTGCAATTTCAGCCGCGGCTGCGAACCAGCTCCAGCACGTCCGGGCCGAACTGCTCGAGCTTGCGGGCGCCGATGCCCGGGATCGCGACCAACGCGGCGTCGTCGGCGGGCAGCATCTCCGCGATCGCGATCAGCGTGTTGTCGGTGAACACCACATAGGCGGGCACGTTGAGCTCTTTGGCGGTGCGCAGCCGCCAATCCTTGAGCCGCAGCAACAACTCGTCGTCGATGTCGGCGGCGCACGTCTCGCAGCGACGCAACATGATCGCCGCCGGGGTGGTCAGCGCCTTGTCGCAAATGCGGCACCGCGATGCAGTTCCGCGGTTGCGCCGCGGCTTGGCGGGCGCCGGACCGGGTTCCGTCTGCGGGGCGATCCCGTTGAGGAACCTCGACGGCTTACGGCTCTGCCGCCCGCCCGGCGTCCGCGACAACGCCCAACTGAGCGCCAAATGCGTTCGTGCCCTGGTGATTCCGACGTAGAGCAGCCGGCGCTCCTCTTCGACGGCTTCGCTGTCGGCGCCGTGCGCCAGCGCGTGGCTGATGGGCAGCGTGCCGTCGGCCAGGCCGACGAGAAACACCGCGTCCCACTCCAGCCCCTTGGCAGCGTGCAGCGAAGCCAGCGTCACACCCTGCACCACCGGCGGGTGGCGGGCGTCGGCGCGCACCCGCAACTCGGCGAGCAGACCGGGCAGATCCAGCGCCGGGCGGTGCGCCACCTCCTCGTCGACCAGTTCGGCCAAGGCGCTCAACGCCTCCCAGCGCTCGCGGGCCCGGGTGCCCGCCGGCGGCTGCGCGGTCAAACCCAGCGGTTCGAGCAACCCGCGCACCACGTCGGGCAACTCACCGTCGATGTCGCGACCGGCCGCCCGCTGCAATACCAGTAGCGCTTGTCGGATCTCCTGACGGCTGAAAAACCCCTCGCCGCCGCGCACCTGATACGGAATGCCGGCCTCGGTCAGCGCCTCCTCGTACACCTCGGACTGGGCGTTGATGCGGTAGAGCACGGCGATCTCGGCCGGCGGGGTGCCCGCCGCGACCAGCTTCGCGATGGCCTTGGCCACCGCAGTGGCCTCGGCGACCTCGTCGGGATGCTCGTGAAAGCTGGGCGCCGGGCCCGGGTCGCGCTGGCCCACCAGATGGAGCTTGCTGCCGGCCACCCGGCCGCGCGCGGCCGCGATCACCCGGTTGGCCAGCGACACCACCTGCGGGGTGGAGCGGTAGTCGCGTTCTAGGCGCACCACGGTGGCGTCGGGAAAACGTCGGGAGAAGTCGAGCAGGAAGCGCGGCGAGGCGCCGGTGAACGAGTAGATGGTCTGGTTGGCGTCGCCGACGACGGTCAG includes these proteins:
- a CDS encoding cyclodehydratase; its protein translation is MPVLVRPDGAVQVGWDPRRAVLVQPPRGLTAVELAALLRGMQSPLPISELHRQAGAVSAQDLDELVAQLVDAGVATRTRQLPGRSASIRVHGRGPLSDLLLGALRCSGARIKHSSQPHAAVTADLVVLSDYLVVDPRMVRELHSQRVAHLPVRVRDGTGLVGPLVIPGVTSCLGCADLHRRDRDAAWPAVAAQLRDAVGTADRATLLATAALALSQVNRVIGAVRGADADPPAALDATLEFDVHAGSIVARHWSRHPLCSC
- a CDS encoding macrolide-binding ATPase MABP-1 is translated as MDDGDVTDIKRGRASRNAKLAGLSVNIAGRTALGFGKRLTGKSRDEVNAELMEKAAHQLFTVLGELKGGAMKVGQALSVMEAAIPEEFGEPYREALTKLQKDAPPLAAHKVHRVLDAQLGTKWRQRFVEFDDTPVASASIGQVHKAVWHDGREVAVKIQYPGADEALRADLKTMQRMVGVLKQLSPGADIQGVVDELIERTEMELDYRLEADNQRAFAKAYQDHPHFVVPHVVASAPKVVIQEWIEGVPMSEIIRNGTTEQRDLMGTRLAELTFDAPRRLEMIHGDAHPGNFMLLSDGRMGVIDFGAVAPLPGGFPIELGMSIRLARDKNYDLLLPTMEKAGLIQKGQQVSVRDIDDMLRQHVEPIEVEVFHYNRKWLQRAAAHRIDRSMAQMRTVRQLDLPAKLAMPMRVLASVGAILCQLDAHVPMKALSEELIPGFAEPDTAVV
- a CDS encoding WhiB family transcriptional regulator, whose protein sequence is MSTLELPCNREPDLWFADSPADLERAKALCADCPIRSQCLAAALERAEPWGVWGGEILDRGSIVSRKRPRGRPRKDGVAA
- a CDS encoding ATP-dependent DNA helicase UvrD2 → MPVIADALLADLDEEQREAVLAPRGPVCVLAGAGTGKTRTITHRIASLVAAGHVAAGQVLAVTFTQRAAGEMRARLRALGIGRVQAMTFHAAAHRQLRYFWPRVVGDTGWQLLDTKFAVVARAANRTGQQLSTDDVRDLAGEIEWAKASLISPEQYPEAVAQAGRDIPLDAARVAAVYAGYESLKARSDGPALLDFDDLLLHTAAAIENDAAVAEEFRDRYRCFVVDEYQDVTPLQQRVLSAWLGERDDLTVVGDANQTIYSFTGASPRFLLDFSRRFPDATVVRLERDYRSTPQVVSLANRVIAAARGRVAGSKLHLVGQRDPGPAPSFHEHPDEVAEATAVAKAIAKLVAAGTPPAEIAVLYRINAQSEVYEEALTEAGIPYQVRGGEGFFSRQEIRQALLVLQRAAGRDIDGELPDVVRGLLEPLGLTAQPPAGTRARERWEALSALAELVDEEVAHRPALDLPGLLAELRVRADARHPPVVQGVTLASLHAAKGLEWDAVFLVGLADGTLPISHALAHGADSEAVEEERRLLYVGITRARTHLALSWALSRTPGGRQSRKPSRFLNGIAPQTEPGPAPAKPRRNRGTASRCRICDKALTTPAAIMLRRCETCAADIDDELLLRLKDWRLRTAKELNVPAYVVFTDNTLIAIAEMLPADDAALVAIPGIGARKLEQFGPDVLELVRSRG